In Anolis carolinensis isolate JA03-04 unplaced genomic scaffold, rAnoCar3.1.pri scaffold_14, whole genome shotgun sequence, the following proteins share a genomic window:
- the pygo2 gene encoding pygopus homolog 2, with protein sequence MAAPHPDKLEAGVGPSAAAPPPPPAPGPPPPPPLPPGNLASGPGRKQGKAGFQMKSPEKKRRKSNTQGPAYSHLSEFAPPPTPMVDHLVASNPFEDDFGAPKVGSAAAPFLGGAGPFGNFRMQGPMGPQVPPGYGGGPQPLRRQPPPFGPGQMGPAAAAAFSLPPQNPAYVQPGGMGFGGPQPFGQPLGQNFSPPGGQLMQGPMGGFGPMISPTMGQPPRGGDMGPGLNAPGGPPPMPQRFGQPGNLFGQNPMQRPSLPNLPPNPSPFPGPDPGFPPGGGDDGGGGGGGKPLSAPPNAFPPEPHTTGSPAAAAMNGTQTPFVTNSGGNGGTPEGNNVPPGGGGGGGGGGGGGGSSSASSSGKAPVGPSGHQPPPGLVYPCGACRSEVNDDQDAILCEASCQKWFHRECTGMTENAYGLLTTEASAVWACDFCLKTKEIQSVYIREGLGQLVAANDG encoded by the exons ATGGCGGCCCCGCACCCGGACAAGCTGGAGGCGGGAGTCGGCCCCTCCGCCGccgcgccgccgccgcctcctgccCCGGgacccccgccgccgccgccccttcCGCCGGGAAACCTCGCCTCAGGGCCGGGCCGCAAGCAAGGAAAGGCCG GCTTTCAAATGAAGAGTCCGGAGAAGAAGCGCCGCAAGTCCAACACGCAG GGCCCGGCCTACTCCCACCTCTCGGAGTTTGCCCCTCCGCCGACCCCGATGGTGGACCACCTGGTGGCCTCCAACCCCTTCGAGGATGACTTTGGGGCCCCGAAGGTGGGCTCGGCCGCGGCGCCCTTCCTGGGGGGGGCCGGCCCCTTCGGCAACTTCCGCATGCAGGGCCCGATGGGGCCCCAGGTCCCTCCCGGCTACGGAGGGGGCCCCCAGCCCCTGCGCAGGCAGCCCCCGCCCTTCGGCCCCGGGCAGATGGGccccgctgctgccgccgccttCAGCCTCCCGCCGCAGAACCCGGCCTACGTCCAGCCGGGGGGCATGGGCTTTGGCGGCCCCCAGCCCTTTGGCCAGCCCCTGGGACAGAACTTCAGCCCTCCCGGCGGGCAGCTCATGCAGGGGCCCATGGGGGGCTTCGGGCCCATGATCTCCCCCACCATGGGGCAGCCCCCCCGCGGGGGGGACATGGGGCCCGGCCTCAACGCCCCCGGCGGGCCTCCCCCCATGCCGCAGCGCTTCGGACAGCCGGGCAACCTGTTTGGGCAGAACCCCATGCAGCGCCCCAGCCTCCCCAACCTGCCCCCCAACCCGAGCCCTTTCCCCGGCCCGGACCCCGGCTTCCCCCCCGGAGGAGGAGACGACGGCGGGGGCGGGGGCGGAGGGAAGCCCCTCAGCGCTCCCCCCAACGCCTTCCCTCCGGAGCCCCACACGACGGGCTCCCCGGCAGCGGCGGCCATGAACGGCACCCAGACCCCCTTCGTGACCAACAGCGGGGGCAACGGGGGCACCCCAGAAGGCAACAACGTGCCCCccggcggtggtggtggtggtggtggtggtggcggggGCGGCggctcctcctcggcctcctcctccGGCAAGGCCCCCGTCGGCCCCTCCGGCCACCAGCCGCCCCCGGGCCTGGTGTACCCCTGCGGGGCCTGCCGCAGCGAGGTCAACGACGACCAGGACGCCATCCTGTGCGAGGCCTCCTGCCAGAAGTGGTTCCACCGGGAGTGCACCGGCATGACCGAGAACGCCTACGGGCTGCTGACCACCGAGGCCTCCGCCGTCTGGGCCTGCGACTTCTGCCTCAAGACCAAGGAGATCCAGTCCGTCTACATCCGCGAGGGCCTGGGCCAGCTGGTGGCCGCCAACGACGGATGA